A stretch of the Mycoplasmoides genitalium G37 genome encodes the following:
- a CDS encoding BMP family ABC transporter substrate-binding protein has product MGKLLFGKLVFKKSLFLLSGMSSLAVFLTACGATKIFDSSVQLLVSDNFSTLADKSFSQMSYEGIRSFFKKSKGVDLPEADSSQLQEGNGLWKRPGFTLSDRIATFNNIKNDGSDVIVATGFNQQESLQAITSDDIRFQSDKESLAKTGFIFVDGAIEKEFNKRNGVPQFKSTPTNISSVAFRSDDGSFLTGVATAVYLNLNQEYFLDKSGWSTNSSNNNELTVSGFVGIALPSTLSFLNGFRLGIAYFNEVIYKHLSDAQDSSAQVTTSKQTVLKQLQVANGEKRIKKIKWISPKQGSDGETINIQDHQSGSFSDTEPRAITIANNLIDKGVNAIIPIAGPQTNLVVTQIARRQAHTAVIGVDSAQELLDINIDAPNKDKLKMGNKKIIPFSSIKALDVAVESILSTLEKGSSQNGYQGFGYNNIGTVKNNSVGVSEAGYEFLIDPVFWKNTSSMQAMSLSASLKANAASSSDNKKKLSEVATKKNENGSTKNGSNDIIDKYAKLLTKSSSSTSMRNGSSDSNQQNFKTTDNDGDWTIVGDELGKYKSSELPIFTGSSSYPTFQTEAQNVLDGGANVASTQGFKWSFKQI; this is encoded by the coding sequence ATGGGAAAGCTATTATTTGGTAAGTTAGTTTTTAAAAAGAGCTTGTTTTTACTGAGTGGTATGAGCAGTTTAGCAGTTTTTTTAACTGCATGTGGGGCTACCAAAATATTTGATTCCTCTGTACAGCTATTAGTGTCAGATAACTTTTCCACACTTGCTGATAAATCATTTTCACAAATGTCCTATGAAGGAATCAGGAGCTTTTTTAAAAAAAGTAAGGGTGTTGATTTACCTGAAGCAGATAGTTCACAATTACAAGAAGGCAATGGCTTGTGAAAACGTCCTGGTTTTACATTAAGTGATAGAATTGCTACTTTTAATAACATCAAAAATGATGGCTCTGATGTTATTGTTGCAACAGGTTTTAACCAACAAGAATCACTTCAAGCAATTACTTCTGATGACATTAGGTTTCAAAGTGATAAAGAAAGCTTAGCTAAAACAGGTTTTATTTTTGTTGATGGAGCTATTGAAAAGGAGTTTAATAAAAGAAATGGTGTTCCTCAATTTAAGTCAACTCCTACCAATATCTCATCAGTTGCTTTTAGAAGTGATGATGGTTCTTTTTTAACTGGAGTTGCTACTGCAGTTTACTTAAATCTTAACCAAGAATATTTCCTTGATAAAAGTGGTTGGTCAACTAATAGTAGTAATAATAACGAACTAACTGTAAGTGGTTTTGTAGGTATTGCTCTACCTTCAACGCTTTCTTTTCTAAATGGTTTTCGACTAGGTATTGCTTATTTTAATGAAGTGATTTATAAACATTTAAGCGATGCACAAGATTCATCTGCACAAGTGACCACTTCTAAACAAACTGTTTTAAAACAACTTCAAGTTGCAAATGGTGAAAAAAGGATTAAAAAGATTAAATGGATTTCACCAAAACAAGGAAGTGATGGAGAAACTATAAACATTCAAGATCACCAATCAGGTTCTTTTTCAGATACTGAACCTAGAGCAATAACAATAGCTAATAATTTAATTGATAAAGGAGTTAATGCTATCATTCCTATTGCTGGACCACAAACGAATTTAGTGGTTACTCAAATTGCTAGAAGACAAGCCCATACTGCAGTTATTGGCGTTGATAGTGCACAGGAATTGCTAGATATTAATATTGATGCTCCAAATAAAGATAAGTTAAAAATGGGGAATAAAAAGATTATTCCCTTCTCTTCTATTAAGGCTTTGGATGTTGCTGTTGAAAGTATCTTATCAACATTAGAAAAAGGTTCCAGCCAAAATGGTTATCAAGGCTTTGGATATAACAACATAGGTACAGTGAAAAACAACTCTGTTGGGGTTAGTGAAGCAGGTTATGAATTTTTAATAGATCCTGTTTTTTGAAAAAATACTAGTTCAATGCAAGCTATGTCTTTATCAGCAAGTCTAAAAGCTAATGCAGCATCTTCATCAGATAATAAGAAAAAATTATCAGAAGTTGCTACTAAGAAAAATGAAAACGGTTCGACAAAAAATGGTAGTAATGACATCATTGACAAATATGCCAAACTCTTAACAAAATCTAGTTCTTCAACTAGTATGAGAAACGGTAGTTCAGATAGCAATCAACAGAATTTTAAAACAACAGATAATGATGGTGATTGAACTATTGTTGGTGATGAATTAGGTAAATATAAGTCTAGTGAACTGCCTATTTTTACAGGTAGTTCTTCATACCCAACTTTTCAAACTGAAGCACAAAATGTTTTAGATGGTGGAGCGAATGTTGCTTCAACACAAGGCTTTAAATGAAGCTTTAAACAAATTTAG
- a CDS encoding HPr family phosphocarrier protein, giving the protein MKKFQAVIKDPVGIHARPASILASEASKFKSELKLVAPSGVEGNIKSIINLMSLGIRHNDNITIKADGADEEEALAAIKACLEKNKVI; this is encoded by the coding sequence ATGAAAAAATTTCAAGCAGTTATTAAAGACCCAGTGGGAATTCACGCACGTCCTGCTTCTATCCTTGCAAGTGAGGCTAGTAAGTTTAAATCTGAACTTAAACTGGTAGCTCCAAGTGGTGTTGAAGGTAATATTAAATCAATTATTAACTTAATGTCTTTAGGAATTAGACATAATGACAACATTACTATCAAAGCAGATGGAGCTGATGAAGAAGAAGCTTTAGCAGCTATTAAAGCTTGTCTTGAAAAAAATAAAGTTATCTAA